The following DNA comes from Candidatus Tanganyikabacteria bacterium.
ATAATGCACGAAGTCAGGCAGCCGATGGTGCTTCGTGGCCGCTTCCGGTCACTTCCGGCCGTGTGAGTCTCGGGCGGATCGCTTCTCGCTAATGGGGCGACTCACCACCCGACCCCGAACGCCGAACGGACCGGAGCCTGGCCCCGATCCGTCCCGAGACTGATAGCGGCGCTCAAATGACCTGGCGCCTATCGGACGCAGGCACGGAGGCCTGCGCCACCGATGCAACGGGTGGGGCCGGCCTCCGTGCCGGCCGCGATGCCGGAGCGAAGTCATCAGAGCCGCGCTATGAGAGTCTCGCCGCGCTCGACCCGCTTACGCCGTCTTCTGCACCGCTTCCTTGGCGCGGCTCACGAGCTGCGCGAAGGCCGCGGAGTCGGAGATGGCGAGCTCGGAGAGGATCTTGCGGTTGATCGTGATCTCGGCCTTGCGCAAGCCGTTGATCAGCTGGCTGTAGCTCATCCCGTTGAGGCGGGCGGCGGCGTTGATGCGCTGGATCCACAGCCGCCGGAAGTCGCCGCGGCGCTCGCGACGGTGCCGGTACATGTACCGGAGTGCCTTCATCATGGCCTGGTTGGCCGTCCGGAAGAGCCTGCTCGTGCCGGCGCGGAAGCTGCGGGTGAGCTTCAGGACCTTCTTGTGCTTACGCCGGTTGGCATTGCCACGCTTAACTCGCATAGGAAAATCTCCTTATCAAAATCGCTCGTCTGGGGGCCTACCGGACGTACTTGGCGTACGGAAGGGCCTGCGTGACGCGAGCCTCGTCGGCCGTCGAGATGCCCGACTCGTCGGTGATGCGCCGGACCCTGGCCGTCGACTTGTGGACGAGCAGGTGCTTCCGGAACGCGGTGCGGCGCATGAGCTTGCCGGAACCCGTGAGCTTGTAGCGCTTGGCTGATGCGCGGTGGGTTTTCATCTTGGGCATGTAGCGGCTCCTTATCGAAATGGGATCAGGCCTGGGTTTTCGATTCTTCAGGCTCCGGCTTGGCCGGCTGAGCGGCGGGCTTGGGCTGTGCCTGCCCCTTCTTGGGGGCAAGGATGATGAACAAGGTGCGGCCCTCCTGCCGGGGATCGCGCTCGATCATGGCGATATCGGAGCAATCCTTGGCGAAGCGCATCAGCACCGACGTGCCGAGCGCCTGGTGCTGCATCTCGCGGCCGCGAAAGCGGATGGTGATCTTGACCTTGTCGCCCTCGCCGACGAACTTGCGCACGGCGCGGAGGCGCACCTGATAGTCGTGCTCGCCGATCTTGTAGGAGAGCGTCACTTCCTTTAGGGTCTGCGTGTGCTGCTTCTTGCGGGCTTCGCGGGTCCGCTTCTCCTGCTCGAACTTGTGGCGGCCGTAGTCCATGATCTTGCAGACCGGAGGGGAGGCGTCGGCAGCTACCAGCACGAGATCGAGGCCCTTTTCCTGCGCGATGCGCAAGGCCTCGCGAATGGGCAGCACGCCCAGCTGCGCGCCCTCGTCGTCGATGGTCCGCACTTCGCGGGCCCGGATCCGCTCGTTGAGCAGGACGGTTTCCTTGAGAATGGTGGCTCTCCTTCTTGGGGGGCAAAAACGCGATCGGCAGGCGGCTGGCGCCACCTGCCTCGATTAGGCAGATCCGAAGTGCTACTTGGAACCTGACTGGGAATCCCGCCAGGTGAGCGCCGGAAACCTCTGATCGAAGAGGAGTTTAATGGTTGGAACAAGGCGGCGTCAAGGTTGGTCGCGCCCGCCAATTCCTGGTAGACTGCCGCGCTGACGTGAGGTGAACCGTGCAAGCGGCCGAAATCAAGCAAATCTCCGAGACTTTGGGCCAGGATCGGGATGCCGTCGTCGCGTTCGCTCGCGACCTGGTGAGCACGCCGGGCTTTTGCGGCGAGGAGGGCGCGGTGGCCGCCCTGGTCGCGGAGCGGATGCGCGATCTGGGCTTCGACGACGTCTGGACGGACGATGCCGGCAACGTCGCCGGCCGCGTGAAGGGCGCGGCTCCCGGCCGGTCGGTGCTGCTGGCCACCCACCTCGACACGGCGCGGCCGGGGGAGCGCTCGCTCTGGGAGCATGACCCGTTCGGCGCCGACCTGGCCGACGGCTGGCTCCACGGCCTCGGGGCTTCGAGCAACAAGGCGGCCATCGCGTGCCAGGTGTATGCGGCGGCTGCGCTGGCGCGCGCTGGCCTGCGGGCCGGAGATGTCACGGTGGCGTCGGTGGTGCATTCCGAGGGTGGCGAATGCCTGGGGCTCGCTCACCTGCTCGAGCGGTCGCTGCCGGAGCGCCGCATCCGCACGCCGGACTTCACGGTCATGGGCGATCCGACCGGCCTCGACCTGTTCCTGGGCCACCGGGGACGCTGCGAGCTGGAAATCGTCACCATCGGCCGCACCAGCCACTCGAGTTCGCCCTGGCTCGGGCTCAACGCGGCCTACAAGATGATCCCGGTGCTCGAGGGCATCGAGGAGCTTGCGACGGCCCTGCCCAGCCACCCGTTCCTCGAGCGCAGCACGGTGGCGGTGACCGACGTGTCCACGCTTCCCAGGGACGCGGCGCGCATCCCCGACCGCTGCATCGCGCGCATCGATCGGCGCTTCCTGCCCGGCGAGTCGCTCGACGCCATCGTGGGCCAGCTCCAGACCATCCTGACGCGCATCGGCGCCAGGGATCCCGAGTTCCGCGGGGAGATCTCCGTCCGCTCCGCCGCCGAGCGGACCTACAGCGGGCTGGAGCGCACCGCGCCCAAGGTCATGACCGCCTGGCTCACCGCCGAGGACCACCCCCTGGTGGTGGCCGCCATCTCGGCCCTCGCCGACCTCGGTGAAGTGCCGCGGTTCGACAAGTGGTACTTCGCCACCGACGGCTCCTACGTGGGCGGAACGCTCGGCCTGCCGACGATCGGGTACTCCCCGGGCGAGGAACGCTACTCGCATACCCCCTACGACCGAGTCAGGGTAGACTACATTCTGCGGTGCGCGGTCGGCACCGCGGCGATCGCCGGGGCGATCGCGGAGGAAGGGAATGTCTGAGGACAAAGCCAAGTTTCTGCCCCAGAGACGGGAAGGGCTCGCGGTCCTGCGCGGCGGCAAGGTCGCCTTTCACAACAGCGCGCTCCTCAAGGTCCTCAGCGAGCATGACGAACCCCCCGGCGAGGCCGGTCGCAAGCGCCTCGAGCAGCTCCTCTCCGACCCCGAGGTCACGGCGCTCATCGAGCGGGCGAGCTCGAATGGCGCGGAGGGCGACATGGAGCTTGCGCCCTCGTGGTGGCCAGGCCAGATCCTGGGTGTCACGGTCGGCAAGACCGACGACGAGATCGTCATGGCGGTGACCAACTGGACCGTCGTCCATCGCCTGGCCAACATGCAGCAGGATTTCGTGGCCAACGTCTCGCACGAGCTACGCACGCCGCTCACCAGCATCCGCATGGCCGCCGAGTCGCTCCAGATGGGCGCCATGGCAAACGAAAACATGCGCGCCAAGTTTGCCTCCAACATCCAGCGCGAGGCCGAGCGGCTCACGCGCCTGGTAAACGAATTGCTGGTGGTGGCCAACTTGCATGGGCGGCCGATCCTCCACGTCACGGAGTTCGTCCTGCTGGATCTCGCCCACGAGGTCATCACCACGCTCGAGCCGCACGCCGACCTCAACCACGTCAACCTCAAGCTCATCGTGAAGGGCGATCTGGGCAAGGTGAAGTGGGATCGCGACCGCGTCCACCAGGTGCTGATCAACCTGGTGGACAACGCCATCAAGTTCACGCCGGCATCGGGCACCGTGACGCTCGAGATCGATCCGGGCCCGGATTCCCTGGAAGTGCGCGTCACGGACACGGGCATCGGCATCCCGGAGATCGATCGCCCGCGCATCTTCGACCGCTTCTACCGCGTGGACAAGTCGCGCAGCCGCGTCACCGGCGGCGTCGGCCTGGGCCTGTCCATCGTCAAGGACATCATCGTCGCCCACCACGGGACCATCGACGTCGAGTCGGAAATCAACGTCGGCACCACTTTCATCATCCGCCTGCCGCGGGACGCCAGCGCGCGGCA
Coding sequences within:
- the rplT gene encoding 50S ribosomal protein L20; translated protein: MRVKRGNANRRKHKKVLKLTRSFRAGTSRLFRTANQAMMKALRYMYRHRRERRGDFRRLWIQRINAAARLNGMSYSQLINGLRKAEITINRKILSELAISDSAAFAQLVSRAKEAVQKTA
- the rpmI gene encoding 50S ribosomal protein L35, translated to MPKMKTHRASAKRYKLTGSGKLMRRTAFRKHLLVHKSTARVRRITDESGISTADEARVTQALPYAKYVR
- a CDS encoding translation initiation factor IF-3 yields the protein MAPAACRSRFCPPRRRATILKETVLLNERIRAREVRTIDDEGAQLGVLPIREALRIAQEKGLDLVLVAADASPPVCKIMDYGRHKFEQEKRTREARKKQHTQTLKEVTLSYKIGEHDYQVRLRAVRKFVGEGDKVKITIRFRGREMQHQALGTSVLMRFAKDCSDIAMIERDPRQEGRTLFIILAPKKGQAQPKPAAQPAKPEPEESKTQA
- a CDS encoding M20/M25/M40 family metallo-hydrolase, encoding MQAAEIKQISETLGQDRDAVVAFARDLVSTPGFCGEEGAVAALVAERMRDLGFDDVWTDDAGNVAGRVKGAAPGRSVLLATHLDTARPGERSLWEHDPFGADLADGWLHGLGASSNKAAIACQVYAAAALARAGLRAGDVTVASVVHSEGGECLGLAHLLERSLPERRIRTPDFTVMGDPTGLDLFLGHRGRCELEIVTIGRTSHSSSPWLGLNAAYKMIPVLEGIEELATALPSHPFLERSTVAVTDVSTLPRDAARIPDRCIARIDRRFLPGESLDAIVGQLQTILTRIGARDPEFRGEISVRSAAERTYSGLERTAPKVMTAWLTAEDHPLVVAAISALADLGEVPRFDKWYFATDGSYVGGTLGLPTIGYSPGEERYSHTPYDRVRVDYILRCAVGTAAIAGAIAEEGNV